In one window of Pieris brassicae chromosome 10, ilPieBrab1.1, whole genome shotgun sequence DNA:
- the LOC123715540 gene encoding repetitive organellar protein-like isoform X3, translating into MKLCFDKNSAMSGDLRVKDVSGNQQKSRIPQRVVTSGAPRVRQRYPYKPRDNVTETMKNKVESAPSPALPPRLSVKNTRPRSCEKVLITSPKRNTNDRMKEVTANRSLRPIITVPKQKTQSRIPYTNRTSTILPDQETIKRCEELEANDDFEESFDVDGSNENFSYNDEESLTTKSEKLVKLKMNWQEKIVQFEKMKSELNDRQNDILQVYASMRVTYQELSKLGQKAILPTTEDLKVMNVAKMTPAQLLQLCEETRRQKDDNQVIIKDSLTIDMTKLNNIPAKLVETSELILTQQREFTKWFQNVISQEKECSIRALSKKINEFNAENEMLNGLLHTSQNEFLKEINDNMDFLRKCVNEAIGNQLRNEKLTYEVSELNSKILDLRKQLTNAEQQKSFNNKHKIEELEKDLKEQKMKCKSLRDRAFRADGQVKMEAERSANLEAALNQSRVHTRTLERTILQLKEQNERLQSDFDTELNKLNESIQENSVHLEEIADAREKLQAEKEDLEKRLDILSIHYNESISKLKHELSTKVTQLIETEKNNIIEVEEKKKLQGTVEVQCTKLLEAELQHKELTKRIEEYEEEINKSRERESKLEAAGEELDRVKTEMEQYKQRLLEKVDVMKEIEMKFKESRGYEVKLKNDLKTKNDYITALERKQMNLEEKLRESESEMESYKKQLTMLKNHIMELQECFGDVENISDLRDMLNEQKHKMEIITRENHELAQTLQKRKIDLELLMEKDVSHEHEIKQRDDIIKVLSQKEEEQANIIKLLRNNFEHRSKIDSDLSRQITEKNEEIDVLINNLETRKGQISQLEKIILTLEDQMRKASQQKRKDNEKIELLERKFEEYKTYIETKKNAPSKNLDSLFEILEDELGNSFEQQFKLNEPHKNKRTKHNITNDPSTIPICRAKHQLILNEPKEAHTTILVGDFHRENLPKKDIQVKKDLNRKKANVETFQWAADCNGNTLNIPPCSREEAFTTNKESATEKHEKYITRNLQLLVPDNYRDDRKYKQLKLTSHRI; encoded by the exons atgaaattatgttttgataaaaattctGCTATGTCTGGAGACCTCCGCGTAAAAG ATGTATCAGGCAATCAACAAAAGTCTCGAATACCACAAAGAGTTGTTACTTCGGGTGCTCCCAGGGTACGACAGCGCTACCCTTACAAACCTAGAGATAACGTCACTGAAACAATG AAAAACAAAGTAGAATCCGCTCCTTCGCCTGCGCTACCTCCGCGTCTTTCTGTGAAAAATACCAGACCAAGGTCATGTGag aaagttttaataacatcGCCGAAGAGGAATACTAATGACAGGATGAAAGAAGTAACAGCCAACAGAAGTTTAAGGCCGATCATTACAGTTCCAAAACaa AAAACACAATCAAGAATACCATATACAAACAGAACATCCACAATATTACCAGATCAA GAGACGATAAAAAGATGTGAAGAACTCGAAGCGAACGACGACTTCGAAGAAAGTTTTGATGTAGACGGttcaaatgaaaattttagttataatgaTGAAg AGTCCCTAACAACTAAAAGTGaaaaattagtaaaactgAAAATGAACTGGCAAGAAAAGATTGTTCAGTTTGAGAAGATGAAAAGTGAGCTGAATGACCGTcag AATGACATACTTCAAGTATATGCATCAATGCGAGTAACGTATCAAGAACTGTCGAAATTGGGTCAAAAAGCAATTCTTCCCACCACAGAAGACCTTAAAGTTATGAATGTTGCTAAAATGACTCCCGCGCAGTTGCTTCAGCTATGTGAAGAGACCAGGCGACAGAAAGATG ACAACCAAGTGATTATAAAGGATTCCTTGACGATTGATATGACCAAACTGAACAATATTCCCGCAAAACTAGTCGAAACctctgaattaattttaacacaaCAGCGAGAATTCACTAAATGGTTCCAAAATGTTATAAGTCAAGAGAAg GAATGCAGCATAAGAGCCTTATCGaagaaaattaatgaatttaacgCTGAAAATGAAATGCTCAATGGTTTATTACATACAAGTCAAAATGAATTTCTCAAAGAGATTAATGATAATATGGACTTTTTGAG GAAATGTGTGAATGAAGCGATTGGCAATCAGTTACGGAATGAAAAGTTAACTTACGAAGTTTCCGAACTAAATTCCAAAATCTTAGATCTTCGCAAACAACTAACAAACGCAGAACAACAAAAatcgtttaataataaacataaaattgag GAACTTGAGAAAGACttaaaagaacaaaaaatGAAATGTAAGTCACTACGGGACAGAGCATTCCGAGCTGACGGTCAAGTTAAAATGGAAGCGGAGCGTTCAGCTAATTTAGAAGCAGCGTTGAACCAATCACGGGTCCATACTCGCACCTTGGAAAGAACTATACTGCAATTGAAAGAACAG AACGAAAGGTTACAAAGCGACTTTGACactgaattaaataaattaaatgaatccattcaagaaaacagcgtaCATTTAGAAGAAATTGCCGATGCTCGTGAAAAACTTCAAGCCGA AAAAGAAGATTTGGAAAAACGACTAGATATTTTATCCATTCATTACAATGAAtctattagtaaattaaaacatgaaCTTAGCACGAAAGTTACACAATTAATAGagactgaaaaaaataatataatagaggTCGAAGAAAAAAAGAAGTTACAAGGAACAGTAGAAGTTCAGTGTACAAAACTTTTAGAAGCTGAATTACAACACAAGGAATTGACGAAAAGGATAGAAGAATATGAAGAAGAGATAA ATAAATCTCGTGAACGAGAAAGTAAATTGGAAGCTGCAGGAGAAGAACTGGATAGAGTTAAAACAGAAATGGAGCAGTACAAACAACGATTATTGGAAAAAGTGGATGTTATGAAAGAAATAGAA ATGAAATTTAAAGAGTCTCGAGGATATGAAgtcaaactcaaaaatgatttaaaaacaaaaaatgattACATCACCGCtttagaaagaaaacaaatgaatttaGAAGAAAAACTAAGGGAGAG TGAATCTGAAATGGAGTCCTACAAAAAGCAATTGACGATgcttaaaaatcatataatggAATTGCAAGAATGTTTTGGTGACGTTGAAAATATAAGTGATTTGCGAGATATG ttaaacgaACAAAAGCATAAAATGGAAATTATTACTCGCGAGAATCATGAACTCGCGCAGACATTGCAAAAAAGGAAAATAGATCTAGAACTACTGATGGAAAAGGATGTCAGTCACGAACATGAGATTAAGCAAAGAGatgatattattaaagttctttCGCAAAAGGAAGAAGAGCAGGCTAACATCATAAAgctattaagaaataatttcgaACATAGATCTAAAATTGATTCCGAC TTAAGCAGACaaattacagaaaaaaatgaagaaattGATGTTCTTATTAATAACTTGGAAACGAGGAAAGGTCAAATATCGCAACTGGAAAAGATTATTCTAACATTAGAAGATCAAATGCGTAAAGCTAGCCAGCAAAAGCGTAAAGATAACGAAAAAATTGAACTGCTCGAAAGAAAGTTTGAggaatataaaacttatatagaAACCAAAAAAAATGCTCCAAGCAAAAATCTAGATAGCTTGTTTGAAATACTCGAAGATGAGTTGGGAAATTCATTTGAACAACAGTTCAAACTTAACGAGCCACATAAAAATAAGAGAACTAAGCATAACATTACGAATGATCCCTCGACGATTCCAATATGTCGGGCAAAACATCAATTGATTTTGAATGAACCCAAAGAAGCGCACACTACTATTTTAGTGGGTGATTTTCATCGTGAGAATTTGCCAAAGAAAGACATCCAGGTGAAAAAGGACTTGAACCGAAAGAAGGCTAACGTGGAAACATTTCAATGGGCTGCAGATTGCAATGGAAATACTTTGAATATCCCACCATGTTCAAGAGAGGAAGCTTTTACAACCAATAAGGAATCTGCTACGGAAAAACATGAGAAATACATAACTCGAAATCTCCAATTACTTGTACCGGATAATTATAGAGatgatagaaaatataaacagcTAAAATTGACAAGTCACCGAATCTAG
- the LOC123715540 gene encoding repetitive organellar protein-like isoform X2 encodes MKLCFDKNSAMSGDLRVKDVSGNQQKSRIPQRVVTSGAPRKNKVESAPSPALPPRLSVKNTRPRSCETQPRSANKKEDQTLQMDPALRPQRERLPLSQKKVLITSPKRNTNDRMKEVTANRSLRPIITVPKQKTQSRIPYTNRTSTILPDQETIKRCEELEANDDFEESFDVDGSNENFSYNDEESLTTKSEKLVKLKMNWQEKIVQFEKMKSELNDRQNDILQVYASMRVTYQELSKLGQKAILPTTEDLKVMNVAKMTPAQLLQLCEETRRQKDDNQVIIKDSLTIDMTKLNNIPAKLVETSELILTQQREFTKWFQNVISQEKECSIRALSKKINEFNAENEMLNGLLHTSQNEFLKEINDNMDFLRKCVNEAIGNQLRNEKLTYEVSELNSKILDLRKQLTNAEQQKSFNNKHKIEELEKDLKEQKMKCKSLRDRAFRADGQVKMEAERSANLEAALNQSRVHTRTLERTILQLKEQNERLQSDFDTELNKLNESIQENSVHLEEIADAREKLQAEKEDLEKRLDILSIHYNESISKLKHELSTKVTQLIETEKNNIIEVEEKKKLQGTVEVQCTKLLEAELQHKELTKRIEEYEEEINKSRERESKLEAAGEELDRVKTEMEQYKQRLLEKVDVMKEIEMKFKESRGYEVKLKNDLKTKNDYITALERKQMNLEEKLRESESEMESYKKQLTMLKNHIMELQECFGDVENISDLRDMLNEQKHKMEIITRENHELAQTLQKRKIDLELLMEKDVSHEHEIKQRDDIIKVLSQKEEEQANIIKLLRNNFEHRSKIDSDLSRQITEKNEEIDVLINNLETRKGQISQLEKIILTLEDQMRKASQQKRKDNEKIELLERKFEEYKTYIETKKNAPSKNLDSLFEILEDELGNSFEQQFKLNEPHKNKRTKHNITNDPSTIPICRAKHQLILNEPKEAHTTILVGDFHRENLPKKDIQVKKDLNRKKANVETFQWAADCNGNTLNIPPCSREEAFTTNKESATEKHEKYITRNLQLLVPDNYRDDRKYKQLKLTSHRI; translated from the exons atgaaattatgttttgataaaaattctGCTATGTCTGGAGACCTCCGCGTAAAAG ATGTATCAGGCAATCAACAAAAGTCTCGAATACCACAAAGAGTTGTTACTTCGGGTGCTCCCAGG AAAAACAAAGTAGAATCCGCTCCTTCGCCTGCGCTACCTCCGCGTCTTTCTGTGAAAAATACCAGACCAAGGTCATGTGag ACTCAGCCAAGGTCGGCCAACAAGAAAGAGGATCAAACACTCCAAATGGATCCCGCTCTACGACCACAACGGGAAAGATTACCGCTGTCCCAAAAG aaagttttaataacatcGCCGAAGAGGAATACTAATGACAGGATGAAAGAAGTAACAGCCAACAGAAGTTTAAGGCCGATCATTACAGTTCCAAAACaa AAAACACAATCAAGAATACCATATACAAACAGAACATCCACAATATTACCAGATCAA GAGACGATAAAAAGATGTGAAGAACTCGAAGCGAACGACGACTTCGAAGAAAGTTTTGATGTAGACGGttcaaatgaaaattttagttataatgaTGAAg AGTCCCTAACAACTAAAAGTGaaaaattagtaaaactgAAAATGAACTGGCAAGAAAAGATTGTTCAGTTTGAGAAGATGAAAAGTGAGCTGAATGACCGTcag AATGACATACTTCAAGTATATGCATCAATGCGAGTAACGTATCAAGAACTGTCGAAATTGGGTCAAAAAGCAATTCTTCCCACCACAGAAGACCTTAAAGTTATGAATGTTGCTAAAATGACTCCCGCGCAGTTGCTTCAGCTATGTGAAGAGACCAGGCGACAGAAAGATG ACAACCAAGTGATTATAAAGGATTCCTTGACGATTGATATGACCAAACTGAACAATATTCCCGCAAAACTAGTCGAAACctctgaattaattttaacacaaCAGCGAGAATTCACTAAATGGTTCCAAAATGTTATAAGTCAAGAGAAg GAATGCAGCATAAGAGCCTTATCGaagaaaattaatgaatttaacgCTGAAAATGAAATGCTCAATGGTTTATTACATACAAGTCAAAATGAATTTCTCAAAGAGATTAATGATAATATGGACTTTTTGAG GAAATGTGTGAATGAAGCGATTGGCAATCAGTTACGGAATGAAAAGTTAACTTACGAAGTTTCCGAACTAAATTCCAAAATCTTAGATCTTCGCAAACAACTAACAAACGCAGAACAACAAAAatcgtttaataataaacataaaattgag GAACTTGAGAAAGACttaaaagaacaaaaaatGAAATGTAAGTCACTACGGGACAGAGCATTCCGAGCTGACGGTCAAGTTAAAATGGAAGCGGAGCGTTCAGCTAATTTAGAAGCAGCGTTGAACCAATCACGGGTCCATACTCGCACCTTGGAAAGAACTATACTGCAATTGAAAGAACAG AACGAAAGGTTACAAAGCGACTTTGACactgaattaaataaattaaatgaatccattcaagaaaacagcgtaCATTTAGAAGAAATTGCCGATGCTCGTGAAAAACTTCAAGCCGA AAAAGAAGATTTGGAAAAACGACTAGATATTTTATCCATTCATTACAATGAAtctattagtaaattaaaacatgaaCTTAGCACGAAAGTTACACAATTAATAGagactgaaaaaaataatataatagaggTCGAAGAAAAAAAGAAGTTACAAGGAACAGTAGAAGTTCAGTGTACAAAACTTTTAGAAGCTGAATTACAACACAAGGAATTGACGAAAAGGATAGAAGAATATGAAGAAGAGATAA ATAAATCTCGTGAACGAGAAAGTAAATTGGAAGCTGCAGGAGAAGAACTGGATAGAGTTAAAACAGAAATGGAGCAGTACAAACAACGATTATTGGAAAAAGTGGATGTTATGAAAGAAATAGAA ATGAAATTTAAAGAGTCTCGAGGATATGAAgtcaaactcaaaaatgatttaaaaacaaaaaatgattACATCACCGCtttagaaagaaaacaaatgaatttaGAAGAAAAACTAAGGGAGAG TGAATCTGAAATGGAGTCCTACAAAAAGCAATTGACGATgcttaaaaatcatataatggAATTGCAAGAATGTTTTGGTGACGTTGAAAATATAAGTGATTTGCGAGATATG ttaaacgaACAAAAGCATAAAATGGAAATTATTACTCGCGAGAATCATGAACTCGCGCAGACATTGCAAAAAAGGAAAATAGATCTAGAACTACTGATGGAAAAGGATGTCAGTCACGAACATGAGATTAAGCAAAGAGatgatattattaaagttctttCGCAAAAGGAAGAAGAGCAGGCTAACATCATAAAgctattaagaaataatttcgaACATAGATCTAAAATTGATTCCGAC TTAAGCAGACaaattacagaaaaaaatgaagaaattGATGTTCTTATTAATAACTTGGAAACGAGGAAAGGTCAAATATCGCAACTGGAAAAGATTATTCTAACATTAGAAGATCAAATGCGTAAAGCTAGCCAGCAAAAGCGTAAAGATAACGAAAAAATTGAACTGCTCGAAAGAAAGTTTGAggaatataaaacttatatagaAACCAAAAAAAATGCTCCAAGCAAAAATCTAGATAGCTTGTTTGAAATACTCGAAGATGAGTTGGGAAATTCATTTGAACAACAGTTCAAACTTAACGAGCCACATAAAAATAAGAGAACTAAGCATAACATTACGAATGATCCCTCGACGATTCCAATATGTCGGGCAAAACATCAATTGATTTTGAATGAACCCAAAGAAGCGCACACTACTATTTTAGTGGGTGATTTTCATCGTGAGAATTTGCCAAAGAAAGACATCCAGGTGAAAAAGGACTTGAACCGAAAGAAGGCTAACGTGGAAACATTTCAATGGGCTGCAGATTGCAATGGAAATACTTTGAATATCCCACCATGTTCAAGAGAGGAAGCTTTTACAACCAATAAGGAATCTGCTACGGAAAAACATGAGAAATACATAACTCGAAATCTCCAATTACTTGTACCGGATAATTATAGAGatgatagaaaatataaacagcTAAAATTGACAAGTCACCGAATCTAG
- the LOC123715540 gene encoding repetitive organellar protein-like isoform X4: MKLCFDKNSAMSGDLRVKDVSGNQQKSRIPQRVVTSGAPRKNKVESAPSPALPPRLSVKNTRPRSCEKVLITSPKRNTNDRMKEVTANRSLRPIITVPKQKTQSRIPYTNRTSTILPDQETIKRCEELEANDDFEESFDVDGSNENFSYNDEESLTTKSEKLVKLKMNWQEKIVQFEKMKSELNDRQNDILQVYASMRVTYQELSKLGQKAILPTTEDLKVMNVAKMTPAQLLQLCEETRRQKDDNQVIIKDSLTIDMTKLNNIPAKLVETSELILTQQREFTKWFQNVISQEKECSIRALSKKINEFNAENEMLNGLLHTSQNEFLKEINDNMDFLRKCVNEAIGNQLRNEKLTYEVSELNSKILDLRKQLTNAEQQKSFNNKHKIEELEKDLKEQKMKCKSLRDRAFRADGQVKMEAERSANLEAALNQSRVHTRTLERTILQLKEQNERLQSDFDTELNKLNESIQENSVHLEEIADAREKLQAEKEDLEKRLDILSIHYNESISKLKHELSTKVTQLIETEKNNIIEVEEKKKLQGTVEVQCTKLLEAELQHKELTKRIEEYEEEINKSRERESKLEAAGEELDRVKTEMEQYKQRLLEKVDVMKEIEMKFKESRGYEVKLKNDLKTKNDYITALERKQMNLEEKLRESESEMESYKKQLTMLKNHIMELQECFGDVENISDLRDMLNEQKHKMEIITRENHELAQTLQKRKIDLELLMEKDVSHEHEIKQRDDIIKVLSQKEEEQANIIKLLRNNFEHRSKIDSDLSRQITEKNEEIDVLINNLETRKGQISQLEKIILTLEDQMRKASQQKRKDNEKIELLERKFEEYKTYIETKKNAPSKNLDSLFEILEDELGNSFEQQFKLNEPHKNKRTKHNITNDPSTIPICRAKHQLILNEPKEAHTTILVGDFHRENLPKKDIQVKKDLNRKKANVETFQWAADCNGNTLNIPPCSREEAFTTNKESATEKHEKYITRNLQLLVPDNYRDDRKYKQLKLTSHRI; this comes from the exons atgaaattatgttttgataaaaattctGCTATGTCTGGAGACCTCCGCGTAAAAG ATGTATCAGGCAATCAACAAAAGTCTCGAATACCACAAAGAGTTGTTACTTCGGGTGCTCCCAGG AAAAACAAAGTAGAATCCGCTCCTTCGCCTGCGCTACCTCCGCGTCTTTCTGTGAAAAATACCAGACCAAGGTCATGTGag aaagttttaataacatcGCCGAAGAGGAATACTAATGACAGGATGAAAGAAGTAACAGCCAACAGAAGTTTAAGGCCGATCATTACAGTTCCAAAACaa AAAACACAATCAAGAATACCATATACAAACAGAACATCCACAATATTACCAGATCAA GAGACGATAAAAAGATGTGAAGAACTCGAAGCGAACGACGACTTCGAAGAAAGTTTTGATGTAGACGGttcaaatgaaaattttagttataatgaTGAAg AGTCCCTAACAACTAAAAGTGaaaaattagtaaaactgAAAATGAACTGGCAAGAAAAGATTGTTCAGTTTGAGAAGATGAAAAGTGAGCTGAATGACCGTcag AATGACATACTTCAAGTATATGCATCAATGCGAGTAACGTATCAAGAACTGTCGAAATTGGGTCAAAAAGCAATTCTTCCCACCACAGAAGACCTTAAAGTTATGAATGTTGCTAAAATGACTCCCGCGCAGTTGCTTCAGCTATGTGAAGAGACCAGGCGACAGAAAGATG ACAACCAAGTGATTATAAAGGATTCCTTGACGATTGATATGACCAAACTGAACAATATTCCCGCAAAACTAGTCGAAACctctgaattaattttaacacaaCAGCGAGAATTCACTAAATGGTTCCAAAATGTTATAAGTCAAGAGAAg GAATGCAGCATAAGAGCCTTATCGaagaaaattaatgaatttaacgCTGAAAATGAAATGCTCAATGGTTTATTACATACAAGTCAAAATGAATTTCTCAAAGAGATTAATGATAATATGGACTTTTTGAG GAAATGTGTGAATGAAGCGATTGGCAATCAGTTACGGAATGAAAAGTTAACTTACGAAGTTTCCGAACTAAATTCCAAAATCTTAGATCTTCGCAAACAACTAACAAACGCAGAACAACAAAAatcgtttaataataaacataaaattgag GAACTTGAGAAAGACttaaaagaacaaaaaatGAAATGTAAGTCACTACGGGACAGAGCATTCCGAGCTGACGGTCAAGTTAAAATGGAAGCGGAGCGTTCAGCTAATTTAGAAGCAGCGTTGAACCAATCACGGGTCCATACTCGCACCTTGGAAAGAACTATACTGCAATTGAAAGAACAG AACGAAAGGTTACAAAGCGACTTTGACactgaattaaataaattaaatgaatccattcaagaaaacagcgtaCATTTAGAAGAAATTGCCGATGCTCGTGAAAAACTTCAAGCCGA AAAAGAAGATTTGGAAAAACGACTAGATATTTTATCCATTCATTACAATGAAtctattagtaaattaaaacatgaaCTTAGCACGAAAGTTACACAATTAATAGagactgaaaaaaataatataatagaggTCGAAGAAAAAAAGAAGTTACAAGGAACAGTAGAAGTTCAGTGTACAAAACTTTTAGAAGCTGAATTACAACACAAGGAATTGACGAAAAGGATAGAAGAATATGAAGAAGAGATAA ATAAATCTCGTGAACGAGAAAGTAAATTGGAAGCTGCAGGAGAAGAACTGGATAGAGTTAAAACAGAAATGGAGCAGTACAAACAACGATTATTGGAAAAAGTGGATGTTATGAAAGAAATAGAA ATGAAATTTAAAGAGTCTCGAGGATATGAAgtcaaactcaaaaatgatttaaaaacaaaaaatgattACATCACCGCtttagaaagaaaacaaatgaatttaGAAGAAAAACTAAGGGAGAG TGAATCTGAAATGGAGTCCTACAAAAAGCAATTGACGATgcttaaaaatcatataatggAATTGCAAGAATGTTTTGGTGACGTTGAAAATATAAGTGATTTGCGAGATATG ttaaacgaACAAAAGCATAAAATGGAAATTATTACTCGCGAGAATCATGAACTCGCGCAGACATTGCAAAAAAGGAAAATAGATCTAGAACTACTGATGGAAAAGGATGTCAGTCACGAACATGAGATTAAGCAAAGAGatgatattattaaagttctttCGCAAAAGGAAGAAGAGCAGGCTAACATCATAAAgctattaagaaataatttcgaACATAGATCTAAAATTGATTCCGAC TTAAGCAGACaaattacagaaaaaaatgaagaaattGATGTTCTTATTAATAACTTGGAAACGAGGAAAGGTCAAATATCGCAACTGGAAAAGATTATTCTAACATTAGAAGATCAAATGCGTAAAGCTAGCCAGCAAAAGCGTAAAGATAACGAAAAAATTGAACTGCTCGAAAGAAAGTTTGAggaatataaaacttatatagaAACCAAAAAAAATGCTCCAAGCAAAAATCTAGATAGCTTGTTTGAAATACTCGAAGATGAGTTGGGAAATTCATTTGAACAACAGTTCAAACTTAACGAGCCACATAAAAATAAGAGAACTAAGCATAACATTACGAATGATCCCTCGACGATTCCAATATGTCGGGCAAAACATCAATTGATTTTGAATGAACCCAAAGAAGCGCACACTACTATTTTAGTGGGTGATTTTCATCGTGAGAATTTGCCAAAGAAAGACATCCAGGTGAAAAAGGACTTGAACCGAAAGAAGGCTAACGTGGAAACATTTCAATGGGCTGCAGATTGCAATGGAAATACTTTGAATATCCCACCATGTTCAAGAGAGGAAGCTTTTACAACCAATAAGGAATCTGCTACGGAAAAACATGAGAAATACATAACTCGAAATCTCCAATTACTTGTACCGGATAATTATAGAGatgatagaaaatataaacagcTAAAATTGACAAGTCACCGAATCTAG